From Vulcanisaeta thermophila, one genomic window encodes:
- a CDS encoding MaoC family dehydratase translates to MKLPPLTYDDFQVGMKIRSQGITVTEAHIVQFAQLTGDYNPLHVDEEFARQTIFEGRVAHGLLTLSLATGLLAPLLAGTTIALLEVNAQFQKPVKIGDTIHVESEVIEKKESRKYNGGTVTFKQEVKNQRGETVATITIKVLIARGPATKNNVIKTQP, encoded by the coding sequence ATGAAACTACCACCACTAACATACGACGACTTCCAAGTGGGCATGAAAATAAGGAGCCAGGGAATAACAGTCACCGAAGCACACATAGTACAATTCGCACAACTAACCGGGGACTACAACCCACTACACGTGGACGAGGAATTCGCGAGGCAAACAATATTCGAGGGCAGGGTGGCCCACGGACTACTAACACTATCCCTAGCCACAGGCCTCCTAGCACCACTACTAGCCGGAACCACCATAGCACTCCTCGAAGTAAACGCACAATTCCAAAAACCAGTGAAAATAGGAGACACAATACACGTAGAATCAGAAGTGATAGAGAAGAAAGAGAGCAGGAAATACAACGGAGGAACAGTAACCTTCAAACAGGAAGTCAAAAACCAAAGGGGCGAAACAGTAGCCACAATAACAATAAAAGTACTAATCGCCAGGGGACCAGCAACAAAAAACAACGTAATAAAAACCCAACCATAA